TAATTTTCAATTTCATATACATCTCATATTGCAAAGGGCATGCCAACTTTATTAGGCAGACAAAAACCTTAAGCTGATGCACAACAGTTCATTATATTTACAAAACAACGATATATCGGTTATGATTGTAACGAAATATCGGTCTGACGATATTTCGTGGAGGTTAGTCTCATGGAAGATCAGCTTATCGATGTTCATCCCGACAGAGTGCTGGATCTTATACTCCAGTCTCTAGAAGAACTGCTCAATTATGAGCTTGCTGTTATTTTAAAATTGAATGACAGTTCCCACTTGACCGTTGAAAGAGCAGCAGGGCCGCTGGTTAACGACAAACTCAAATCCTATAAAATCGATCTGCTCAAAAGACAGGATCTGGCTCAGATATTAAAGCGCAACGAACCCCATCTCTTTGACGAGGATCTGGAACACGAGGATACCTATGTCAATATAGTTGATCTGCCGGATTCCCATTCCTGTCTGGTCGCGCCTTTATATGTAAAAGACTATCTGCTGGGAATGCTGACACTGGATAACAGAGCCTGCGGCGTATTTTCTCCGGCCATAGTCAATTTTGTCGGGACCATATCAAAACTCATTGCCGTCATAATCGCCCAGAAGGATTCTTCTATTGCCTTGATTACCAGAAACAAAGATCTCATTGAGGAAAGGAACTTTCTTCTCCGACCGGAAGAAAGCGTTTTCAGCGATATCTACGGGAATTCACCGGAATGGCAACGCGTTCTGGAATGCATAAGGACAGTGGCCGCTTCAGATCTCCCGGTTCTGATTCAGGGAGAAACAGGAACGGGAAAAGAAGTGGTGGCCCGGAAAATTCACGATCTGAGTTCCAGAAGCGGCAAGCCCTTTATTACGCTCAATTGTTCCGCCCTCAACGCCGGCCTGGCGGAAAGCGAACTTTTCGGCCATGAAAAAGGAGCCTTTACATCAGCGGTAATCCGCCGGAAAGGCCGTTTTGAACTGGCAGACGGAGGAACCCTTTTTCTCGATGAAATAGCCGATCTTCCGGCGGAAATACAGCCGAAAATCCTCAGAACACTCCAGGAAGGGACTTATGAAAGAGTCGGCGGCGAAAAAACCTTGCATTGTGATGTCCGGGTGATAGCCGCAAGCAATAAAGATCTCAAAGAACAAGTCGAGAAAGAACTGTTCAGAGAGGACCTCTACTACAGACTGGGCGTCTTTCCTCTTTTTCTTCCCCCGCTCCGGGACAGAGGCGAGGATGTCATCGTCATAGCGGAACAGTTACTGAATAATCTCCGGGAAAGCGAAGCGTACCGGCATCATTATTTCTCATCCGATGCCATAGAGAGCCTCCTCTCCTATTCCTGGCCGGGAAACGTAAGAGAACTGCAGAATGTGATCCGCCGATCGGCCCTGATGGCGGCTGACGGAATAATCAGGAAAGAGCATCTGTCTCCGGGCGGAGGGAAACTACCCGGTCCCGGTCGCAAAGATGCAAATGCGAAAAAAACACAAAAACCTGATATGCCGTTCGTCACTATGGACGAAGCGGTAAAGCAGCATATAGAAATGGCCTTGAAATTGTCAGACGGGAAAATATACGGCAGCGGCGGGGCTGCGGAATTGCTGGGAATGAAGCCGACGACGCTTCAAAGCCGGATGAAGAAGCTGGGGATGATGTAGAAAAAGGGGGTATCCGAAATACCCCCTTCATATAAAATTTATTTACCCGACACAGACAAAGCCTTCACATAAATAGAAGGCGAACTGAATTCGGCGTAATCGTTGAAGCGGTTATTATCCGCCACGGCTATGATATTTTTTATAAGATCATAAAAATTCCCGGCGACGGTGATGTTCTTAATGGCTTTACCTTTTTTGCCATTTTCAATGAGAAAACCTTTTGCCGCCAGAGAGAAGTCTCCGCTGATCTGGTTCAGTCCCGCGTGAAGACCCTCTACATCAGTTATATAAATTCCCCCTTCCGCTTCGCCGAAAAGAGATTCTTCTTTTTTATCCGAAGGCTGAAGATAGGGAGAGTAGAGCTTTGTGGAAAGAGGAGACGAATATCCGCGGCTCCCGTTCCCTGTCGATTCCACGCCGCTGCGCTTCGCACTGTAGAGATTGTGAAGCTCCGTTTCAAAAACGCCATTGCGGATGAGATACTGAGTCGAAGCTTCAACACCTTCATCATCGAAAGAAGCCGCTCCCATGCTGAATATGGACGGGTCGTCAATAATATTGATATGCGATGCGGCTATAAGCTGGCCGAGTTTGCCTTCCAGCTTTGACCGGCCTTTCTGTATATTCTCACCGAAGAAAGCGCTTCCGGCGGAATTAATGAAAGCCCCGAGGAGACTGGATGCCGTGGATGCGGAAAAAATGACGGGATAGCTGCCGGAATCAATTTCTTCGGCATTGAGCTTGCAAAGAGCATCCTCTGCGGCCAGTTCCGCGATCTTCTTCGGATCGAGATCGGCAAAGTTCTTTTCCCCCTGGAAGTAGAAACCGACAGACGTATCCTTGCCGTCGGAAGCCATAAGGTAGGCGTAGGCATAACAGAGAGAAGCTTTTTCGGTTTTACACAGGCCGTAAGAGTTGGCTACAATCCGCTCATTGGCCACATCGCTGTATATCGCTTCCGGTACGTTTATGATTCTCTCATCATAGGCTTTGGCGTATTTTTCGATTTCCAGAGCCAGCTCTTTTTTCTGCTCGACCGAAACCTTGTGGAGATCAGCGCTTTTAAAACGGTCATAAACCCTTTCCTCATCGCTCTCGAAAATGGCGTATCCCTTATCATCGGGAATGTATGTGGCGTTTTCCCTGGCTTTATCCAGTGAGACAGCAATATTCTCCCCGTTTACTTTTTCCGTAAAGGAAAGCCCCATTTTGTTGCCAAGAACCACTCTGGCGCCAAGTCCCGATGTTTCGGCGTAGGAGAATGAAGCTATTTCGCCTTCGTGAGCTTTTATACTGGTTTTAGAAGAGGAGGAAAAATAGATTTCCGCAGCTTCTTCGAATTTTCTATCTTTTAAGGCTTTTTTTACAAGTTCTGCGTTGCTGCTCATCATAACCCCTCCTGTCCGCCGACGACCAGACCGGTCACTTTTATGGGCGGCTGGCCTACATTGGCGGGAATGGACCCCGATTCGGAACCGCACATTCCCGTACCGTAATCGAGATTTCTTCCCACCATTTCGATATTCTGAATAATGTCCGACCCCTTTCCGATAAGAGAAGCCCCTTTGACAGGCCGATCGATTTTTCCGTTCTTAATCAGATAAGCCTCGGCAACGGCAAAGTTGAAATCTGTTGTCGGAGGGTTCACTGATCCGCCGCCCATATTGCGGCAGTAGAGCCCGTTGTCGATAGTGGAAATCATTTCCTCGAGCGTGCTGTTTCCCGGAGCGATGAACGTGTTGGTCATACGCGATGTGGGTGCATATTTGTATGACTCTTTTCTTCCGCTTCCTGTAACGGGATGATTCATCTTCAAGGATCCAAGCTTATCGACCATATAGGATTTGAGAATCCCGTTCTCGATCAGGACGTTTTTCTGAGTCGGCATCCCCTCGTCATCGAAGTTCTGGGAACCCCACTCATTGGGAAGGGTTCCGTCATCAATGGCCGTGACAATGGGATTGGCGATCTGCTGTCCCAGTTTGCCGCAGAAGACCGACGCGTTATCCGCAACAGCCGTGGCCTCAAGCGCATGGCCGCAGGCTTCATGAAAGATAACGCCTCCGAAAGCATTATCCATAACCACCGGCATTTTCCCCTGAGGAGCCGCTCCCGCTTCAAGGGAGACAAGGGCTATCCGCGCGGCTTCCTCGGCGATGGATTCGGGAGTATAGCGGTCGAAGAGCTCAAATCCCAGAGCCTTGCCGGGCCCGAAAAAGCCTGTTTCCTTTTTATCGCCTTCTACACCGACGGCCGTAACCGCCAGACGGGTGCGGATTCTTTTGTCATTGACGAGCCTGCCTTCCGATGTGGCGATCGTTACGTTCTGGGAGTTATCCCAGTAGCGGACAATGACTTCCTGAATTTTAGACGAATGATCTCTCGCTGCGGTATCGGCGCGGGAAAGAATCTCGAGTTTGTCTCTCAGGTCAACCGATGAAGGGAGAATCCTGATGTTGTGGGCATTGGAGAGAGAAACAGGAGTCAGATCTCCAAGATTCCCCCGTTTATCATATTTTACAGCCTGAGCGACTGTTTCGGCCAGATTGAGGAGCTTCTGCTCATCGGCATTGCTGGCATAGAGATAGACGCTTTTTCCGCCCATAATCACCCGGATACCCGCTCCGGCTATAAGACCTGTATTTATGGACTTGACTTTGCCGCTGTCGAAGAGAAGAACCGTGTCATTCGTATCTTCCACGAATACATCGGCGTAATCGCCTCCGTTCTTCAGAGCCATGGACAGAAGCTTGTTATAGAATTCCTGTGAGTACATAGCTAATCCTTTTGAAATAAGTTGATACAAATCTAACACTCATAGGTTCAGCAGTCAAATAATGAACAAAAATAAAAAACCGGCAGTATCATTCATGCCCCTGAAAAGATACTACCGGTCTGATAAAATAAATTAGACGAACTAAAGCAGCGAAACGGCCAGTAAAAACCATCCCGCATGGGGGATCCACTGTTCACCCCAGCGCCACGAATGATCTCCGAGCTGTCCCGCACCCCGGGGAGCGAAATCGATATCTTCCTCATCGTCAAACCCGGAAGTTATGCCGTTGCAGATCCCTCCGGGATTATTGATAAAGTCTCTCTCATAAGGAGGATTGTTGGCACCGTGCCCCTGCATCATGCACATATTGAAAGGGTTGCATCCCAGAATCCAGTTGAGCTGGTCCAGGGCGTAGGTTCTTAAATCAACAGTCAACTGACTCTCTTCTTTAAACAACCGGGCACTCTTTAAGGCCGCCGAAGCCAGCGATGCGAGCCTCGCATTCTCCCCCTGCCACCAATAACCCGAAGGGTTGTTATGGGGGATGAAAAATGCTCCCGATGCTTCACGGTCTTCCGCCTTTGTATACTGGCGGGCATAACCGAAAGGATTATTCACTTCTCCGGTAATTGACAGTTCAAACTCCATGATTTTCCTGACAGCGCTTAAAACCGAATCTCTGTCTTTCCGATCCGCCGATGAGGCGCACTCGAGATAACGGATTAAAGATAGAACGGGAAGCCCCGCTTCGGCCGCATGAAAATAAGGTCTGTCCTGTCCATCGGCGCTGATCCATCCGCTGTAGGGGCCGTCTGACCTCACCCGCCCCGACAGGCTGGCCGCTCTTTTTTCCGCAGCATCGAGAAAACGCTTTTCGCCGGTAAGGGCAAACAATTCCGATGCGGCCAGAAGAGCGCAATAATCGTCTATGACATTCTCTCTTCCATCGTCCAGGTAGGAAATATTATGCTCTTCCAGATGGTCGAATCCCCGGACGGCCGCTTTGAGGTAGTCATCGCGACCGTAATCCCCTTCCGCTCCAATCGCCGCGGTTCTCGCCAGGAGAGCTATGGCTACCCCTCCGCCCTGACGGTATCCGGCCTGATAGGATTCCCATCTCTTTCCATCCTGACCCGTATAGGAACAGAGCATCCTTTTCTTCAGATCTTTCGACCACTGATCGAAGAGCGTCATATAAAAAAAGCCCGACGGATCCTGCATGCGCATGATAAAATCTGAACCCTGGAGAATCTCTTCGATAAAGCGCTTCTCCATTTCGCTGCCGGTCAGCTTTCCCGCGGCCCTCATTTCTTCAAGTGCATCTATCATATTCCAGGCAACCATGGGAATCTGCTGGGGATTGAGATAATTGGCATAGCTGAGATGGCTCAGATATTTGCTCGTATCGCCCGATGCATCATACCAGCCGCCGTGGGCATCGACAGTTTTATCTGTTCCGAATAGGGGAACAGCGCTGTCCTGCCTGTCGTAATTGCCGGAAGAACGCATGCTTTTGAAATAGTAGAGAAGATCGGAAATTGTGGTCTCCCGCAGCAAATCTTCACCTATGCGAAAGGGCTCGGATGTTATAATCTTCCCATCCGCATTCATTTGGAAAAAGTACCGGCCGATTTCCTTAATTTCGGAAAAATCAATAATGAGAAAGTTCCAGTCTTTCCATCGGGCGACCCCTCCTTTCTGCTGAGGCTGCCCGGTCCAGACAACGGCTCCGGATTCCCTGTTTACAAGAGAAACGGCCGATGTCGCCAGCTTTTCCGGTCCTTCTATAACGGCTTGCTTTCTGTCCTCCGGACCGTAGCCGATATGGTTAACAAAAATGTTCATATTTTATACCCTTATTCATTTTATCTTATCTATTTTCACGTAAAAACTAATTCAACAATAGCATAAACCACCAATTCTGGCAAGTTTGATACAGACTTTTCACGATTGCATGTGCGGAATACGGAGGCCTGGACTTCCTTTGTCCAGTTTTCGCCAATCATTTTTCCAGAACTTTATCTTCCATTATAGAAGAACCGTCCTTTTTCCTCTATGGACATCAGCTAATCGAATCATTACTATTCAATACATGAACATGAAGCGGCTCATGAGAACTGCAGTTTTTATTTCCATCCTGATTCCGGCAGCATCCTGTCTCATTCCTCCTGAAACCGAAGGAGAAGATGATACAGCTGGTTCTGAAATGCCGCCTTTTTCCCGGAATTTCCAGGAAGAGCAATACAGGATCCCCGGAGATTTTGATTTTGATGCTACCGTGGCGCGCTGGCACGGTTTCAGCCGGGCCGCAGCTTCTCTGACTTTTGATGACGGCACTTATGATCAATACTCGACTGCCTGGCCGGTACTGGAGGAAAAAGGGGTCAAAGGAACGTTCTATCTGGCTGCGGGACTGATCGGCACAGGAATCTGGAACGATCACGGAACCAGCAGAAGAATGATGTCCTGGCAGGAAGCCTCGGAAATAGCCGCTTCGGGCCATGAGATCGGAAGCCACAGCATGAGCCATATTGATTTGAGTCGCGGAGAGATCGATTTCGATCTTGAATTCAGAGAGAGCCGCAATCTGATCGAAGCAGAAATTCCCGGAACTGTTGTGGAAACTTTCTGCTGGCCTCATTGGAGAGAAACCGATGAGACCATGAAGGCCGCATCGCAATACTATATCTCCGCACGATCCGGTAATGGTGTAATTTCCTATTATTATGACAGAAAAGGGGGAATACCCTCTGATCCGCCGATGAATATGTACTCCGTCAATGCTCTTGGAATTCTCAACGGTCACAGCTCCGATCAGTGGATGGGTGTGGCGGAAGATATTCTCAACAGAGGGTCCTGGTTCGTCACCTCTTTCCACGGTGTTCAGTCGCTGCGCGCCGGTGAAGATGAACTGGGCTGGAGCGCTCTCCCGGAAAAAGACTTTAGAATTATTGTTGACTATATAATCGGGAGGGGATTCTGGATAGAAACTTTCGCAACGGTATCAAAGTACATATATGAGAGAGATGCCGCTGATCTCCATATAAAAAATTCTTCCGATTCCCTGATTCTGACTCTGGATGATGATCTGGATGATTCCGAATACGATATCCCCCTGTCTCTAAGCCTCAGTATCCCTGAGAACTGGGAAAGCGCAGAAGCGTACGATTCGGAAGGCGGCAGGATCCGAAGCCGCATTAATGGCGGCAAACTTTTTCTCGATATTCCCCCTGACGGGAACAGTGTTATAATAAAACCGTATTGACGGAAATCCATAAGACTATACAATGGTAGTAACGGAGGCGACTCGATGGCAGTTGAAAAAATAGGCGAAGGTCTTGTCAGGATCGGAGCTATGACACAAGAACAGAGGAACCAGGTTATAGAAAAACAGAATGAGGGCGATGAACGGATGTTCGGTGAAATCGCCATTGATCTTGGCTATATCAATGACGAAATCATAATGAATTACATCAATTCCCGCTTCAATTGAAAATCGGTCAGTACAATCCGCGATCCACAATCAATCGCATAATATAAGTAATCACATCCATATCCATCTCTTCGGCCGAAGCATCGACGATGTTTCGAACGTATATCCAGTCCTCTTCTGTCAGAGGATCGGTATCTTCGTCATACTGGCGGTTAAAAAGATCGACGATATCCGCCAGGATTTCAGCTGAATCAAAGAGATTCTCTTTTTCCGAGCAGTACCGGAAAAAAATATCATCGCAGACGCTGTCATCCAAATTGAGATTCCTGTAGAGCATCTCCTTGATTTCAGCTTCCACATCATTAACCTTGCCGGCGAAATGATTCTTTTTTATTTTTTTCAATCCTCTGTAAAAAGGCGATTCCATACTGTACCTCCAGGGGGATTTAAATCCCGGATGAACAGCATATATTTTTTTAAGCGATTATGATATAGTACAGATACCGAAACCGACGGACGGAGGAATCTTTTGAGCGACTATGCAAGACCGAGCTGGGATGATTATTTTATGGAAGTCTGCGAAGCAATCTCCAAAAGGGCTACCTGCGACAGGGGCCGGAGCGGCTGCGTGATCGCCAAGAACAGACAGATACTGGCCACAGGTTATGTCGGTGCTCCCCAGGGGCTTCCCCACTGCGATGAAGCCGGCCATCAGTTCAAAACGGTTGTTCACGAAGACGGCCACGAAAGCCACCACTGTGTCCGCACGGTTCACGCCGAACAGAATGCGATCTGCCAGGCGGCGAAAAGAGGCATTTCCATCGAAGGGGCAACGCTATACTGCCGCATGACACCCTGCCGGACCTGCGCCATGCTGATAATCAATTGCGGGATTGTCAGGGTCGTCTGTGAAAAGAAATATCATGCCGGCGCCGAATCGGAGACGATGTTCGCCGATGCGGGCGTACAGCTGGAATACAAGCTCAATGAAGTCCAGCAGTACGATAATCAGTAAAGCTAGCGGGGAATTCTGTACTTTCTTTTATCTTTTTCTTTGTGCTCTCTGTAATAGATAGCTATATTACCCACAACGCGGACCAGAAGGGACTCTGTCTTTTCGGCGATAACGCCGGCCAGATCGTGACGTGATTCTTTAAAGTCGATAAACTTGACCTTGATCAGTTCGTGTATGTCCAGAGCCTCGTTCACCGCTTTAATGACCTGATCGCTCATTCCGTTGCGCCCGATCATAACAACCGGTTTTATTTCGTGGGCTTCTTTTGTCAGATAAGATCTCTGATAACCTTTTAATTCCATTTCCATTTAACTCCGGTGCCCATCATAACGGAGAGAGGGCATTTCAGTCCAGTCATTCGCTGAACCGCTTCTGAATTTCAAGAAGAGCTTTTTTTGAGCGGAAAAAGATATCCACCAATCGGGGATCGAAGTGAGATCCCTTGCCTTCAAGAATTATCTTATCGATCTGCTCCTCGGGAAACGGTTCCTTGTAAGGGCGCTTCGTGCTGAGGGCATCGTACACATCGGAGATGGCGACTATCCGCGCTTCAAGCGGAATATCTTCACCGGAAATTCCCCGCACGTAACCGCTACCGTCCCACTTTTCATGATGGTAGAGAGTAATATTTTTCGCCATGATATCTATGGCGGGATTATCGAGCATCCGGGAGCCTATAACAACATGCTCCTGCATCTGGATAAACTCTTCGGGTGTGTATTTCCCCGGTTTTTTGAGGATTTTATCTGGGATTCCGACTTTCCCCACATCGTGAAGCGACGAATAGAGTTTGATCCTCTTGATGTAATCCTCATCGCATCCGTATTCTCTGGCGAAATGAGCCGCGTATGCCCCAACTCTCGCAATATGATCGCCCGTATCGGTGTCATTGAAAAGATTGGCATTCTCAAGAGCGTTGACCAGCGCGAAGACCGTACCGTCAAGCCGTTTCGTTTTTTCATCGACCAGTTCCATAAGCTGGAGTTCCCGGCTCTTAAGGATGAGGTTTTTCTCCTCCAGTTCTATCCTCGCCAGCCTTAGATTGAGATGGGCGGAAACCCTCGACATAAGCTCCTGTTTGTTAAAGGGCTTGTTAATATAATCGACTCCTCCCAGATCAAAGGCTTTCACGATATTTTCCGTTCCCGTAACTGCTGTAATAAAGAGTATGGGAATATCGTTAGTCTGCGAATCCTCTTTCAACCGGGAAGCCACTTCATATCCATCCATCTCAGGCATCATGATATCCAGAAGGATCAGGTCCGGTTTTTCCCGGGCCACAAACTCTAGGGCATCTTTTCCGTTGGAAGCCAGGCGGATATCATAGACTTCGCTCTCCCCCAGAATCATCGCCAGATACTGACGGTTTGTTGCAACATCATCGACAACTAAAATTATCGGTTTCTTCTTCATGAACCGGAATCCTCCAGCATTTGCTGTACTAAAGCTGCCAGCCCCGCTTCATCATAATACCGGGCTGTTTCAACTAATTTTTCCCCATAATTTTCCAGACGAGGATCACTTTCTTTAATTTTAAAGCCAATTTCCCGTATTTTCTCAGAGTTGAAAACTTTGACCGAATCCCCCAGCTCTTCCGCTGCATGGCGCAGAATCTCTTTCTGTTCGGCATTCAGTCCTTCTTTTGCCGACTCAAGTATCTCGTCTGCCATGGCCGGATTTTTCTGCCTGGATTCGCATTTTATTTCTACAGTGACAACCGTTCCCTGCGGTTTATTGTCACTGATTCTGAGACTTCCTTTCATTAACTCCACCAGCTTGGATGCAATTGTCAGCCCCAGTCCGATCCCTTCAAACTCACGGTCAAGATTGGCATTTCCCTGGCGGTATAATTCCAGAACAATTTGCTTTTTTTGGTCATCTATGCCGATGCCTGTATCGGCTACGGCGAAACGGAGCGTTTTCCTTTTATACTCGGCAAAGATGGTAACTGATCCGGTAAATGTGAATTTCACGGAATTTTCCATGATCATGGAAAGAATCTCGAAAACGGCGTGAAAATCGAAATAGATACGCATGTCCCCTGGGATATTATTTATCTGTTCGATTTGAATATTTTTCATTCTCGCAGCTTCATCGAATTTATTGACAAGGTTCATAAGCAGGTTATTCACACTTTGATACTGGGGATCGATTTTATAGAGACCGGTTTCGATAGATGAAAAATCAATCAGCTTCTTGGACATAATAAAAAGTCTGCGGCTGTTCTGGGTGATGGCATTTAATGCCTCTTTCTTTTTACTGTCCGTCTCTGAATGATAAAGCTGGTCGGTAAATCCCATTATGGCATTCAGCGGAGTTCTCCACTCATGAGAAATATTATTGATAATATTCCTGGTGTTGCGAAACAGAACTTTGGACACGGCTTCCTGGCTGCCAAGAGATTTATTCAGATAATACTTTATGAGAAAGATAAATAAAAAATAGACGAGTAATTCCAGCAGAATATAAATGATAAGCGGCTGCCACGGTTTAGCGGTTCCCATGGCGATATGGAGAAGGGACACAGTAACGAGGACAATGCCCTGCAGGATGGCAAAGAGAACGGAAAACTGTACAAAAAGCCGGGCTTTTATCTTAGCGAAAAAATCTGACATCGACCCTCCTGACTTAATTATAGTACAATCAAAGTTATGAATCTAATTCTCTTTGAAAATGATGAAATCAATAATAAAATACCCTCTTTCGACTTACGGTATCAGCATATCAGAACCATTCTGAAACTGGGAAAAAATGACAGTTTTGACTGCGGGATTATTAATGGCCCCGGCGGCCGGGCCATGATAAAAAGCCTTGACAGCAGCGGCATGGTTCTGGAATTTGATGAACAGTGGACTTCCCCGCGGCTCTATCCGCTGACTCTTATAATAGGTGTTCCCAGGCCGCCGACAGCCAGACGGCTTTTGAAAGATCTGACTTCTACCGGTGTGGACCGTATCTGGTTTACCGGGACGGAACTGGGTGAGAAATCCTACCTGACCAGTAAAATCTGGCAAAATGAAAAATACCGGGAGTATGTGCTGGAGGGAGCCCAGCAGGGCGAATCGACGCTCCTACCGGAAGTGAGGCGCTTTCACAGTCTGCGGCTCTGTCTGGAAGCACTGGAAGGCGGAGAAGCCAGAGCGGCGCTGGACAACAACGAATCTGTTATGCCCATTTCCCGATACAGTCCGGAGAAAGAGAGGAATGTGATAGCTATCGGTTCCGAACGGGGATGGACGGAGGGAGAGAGAACGCTTCTCAAAGATTCAGGATTCTCTCTGCTATCCATGGGAACCCGGGTTCTCCGTACCGAAACAGCCTGCGCCATGGCGGCCGGATTCACCCTGGCCGCTATGGGAAAAATCTAGATCAGCGATTCCACGAAGGCTTTCACTTCACCGGAACAGGCCCTTTTCTCTTCGGCGCACCGTCCGATAATTTCCACAAGGGCCGATCCGACGACAGTACCGTGCACATGGGGAGCCAGAAGATCGACCTGCTCCTTCTCCCGTATGCCGAATCCAGCCAGAACTTTGGCACCGGAGCGGGACAATTTATCGAGAAATGCGACGGTATCCTCACCGATCGTCGTTCTGGCTCCGGTTATCCCTTTTCTCACAGCGGTATAGATGAAGGGGGGGGTCATCCCCAGAACGGCATTAAGTCTTTCTTCATCGATACCGGGAATGACAACCGGAACAACAGGTATTCCCGCTTTTTTGCCGGCCTCA
Above is a window of Spirochaeta isovalerica DNA encoding:
- a CDS encoding YhbY family RNA-binding protein; amino-acid sequence: MELKGYQRSYLTKEAHEIKPVVMIGRNGMSDQVIKAVNEALDIHELIKVKFIDFKESRHDLAGVIAEKTESLLVRVVGNIAIYYREHKEKDKRKYRIPR
- a CDS encoding HD-GYP domain-containing protein, with amino-acid sequence MKKKPIILVVDDVATNRQYLAMILGESEVYDIRLASNGKDALEFVAREKPDLILLDIMMPEMDGYEVASRLKEDSQTNDIPILFITAVTGTENIVKAFDLGGVDYINKPFNKQELMSRVSAHLNLRLARIELEEKNLILKSRELQLMELVDEKTKRLDGTVFALVNALENANLFNDTDTGDHIARVGAYAAHFAREYGCDEDYIKRIKLYSSLHDVGKVGIPDKILKKPGKYTPEEFIQMQEHVVIGSRMLDNPAIDIMAKNITLYHHEKWDGSGYVRGISGEDIPLEARIVAISDVYDALSTKRPYKEPFPEEQIDKIILEGKGSHFDPRLVDIFFRSKKALLEIQKRFSE
- a CDS encoding TldD/PmbA family protein gives rise to the protein MYSQEFYNKLLSMALKNGGDYADVFVEDTNDTVLLFDSGKVKSINTGLIAGAGIRVIMGGKSVYLYASNADEQKLLNLAETVAQAVKYDKRGNLGDLTPVSLSNAHNIRILPSSVDLRDKLEILSRADTAARDHSSKIQEVIVRYWDNSQNVTIATSEGRLVNDKRIRTRLAVTAVGVEGDKKETGFFGPGKALGFELFDRYTPESIAEEAARIALVSLEAGAAPQGKMPVVMDNAFGGVIFHEACGHALEATAVADNASVFCGKLGQQIANPIVTAIDDGTLPNEWGSQNFDDEGMPTQKNVLIENGILKSYMVDKLGSLKMNHPVTGSGRKESYKYAPTSRMTNTFIAPGNSTLEEMISTIDNGLYCRNMGGGSVNPPTTDFNFAVAEAYLIKNGKIDRPVKGASLIGKGSDIIQNIEMVGRNLDYGTGMCGSESGSIPANVGQPPIKVTGLVVGGQEGL
- a CDS encoding glycoside hydrolase family 9 protein, which encodes MNIFVNHIGYGPEDRKQAVIEGPEKLATSAVSLVNRESGAVVWTGQPQQKGGVARWKDWNFLIIDFSEIKEIGRYFFQMNADGKIITSEPFRIGEDLLRETTISDLLYYFKSMRSSGNYDRQDSAVPLFGTDKTVDAHGGWYDASGDTSKYLSHLSYANYLNPQQIPMVAWNMIDALEEMRAAGKLTGSEMEKRFIEEILQGSDFIMRMQDPSGFFYMTLFDQWSKDLKKRMLCSYTGQDGKRWESYQAGYRQGGGVAIALLARTAAIGAEGDYGRDDYLKAAVRGFDHLEEHNISYLDDGRENVIDDYCALLAASELFALTGEKRFLDAAEKRAASLSGRVRSDGPYSGWISADGQDRPYFHAAEAGLPVLSLIRYLECASSADRKDRDSVLSAVRKIMEFELSITGEVNNPFGYARQYTKAEDREASGAFFIPHNNPSGYWWQGENARLASLASAALKSARLFKEESQLTVDLRTYALDQLNWILGCNPFNMCMMQGHGANNPPYERDFINNPGGICNGITSGFDDEEDIDFAPRGAGQLGDHSWRWGEQWIPHAGWFLLAVSLL
- a CDS encoding TldD/PmbA family protein, whose amino-acid sequence is MMSSNAELVKKALKDRKFEEAAEIYFSSSSKTSIKAHEGEIASFSYAETSGLGARVVLGNKMGLSFTEKVNGENIAVSLDKARENATYIPDDKGYAIFESDEERVYDRFKSADLHKVSVEQKKELALEIEKYAKAYDERIINVPEAIYSDVANERIVANSYGLCKTEKASLCYAYAYLMASDGKDTSVGFYFQGEKNFADLDPKKIAELAAEDALCKLNAEEIDSGSYPVIFSASTASSLLGAFINSAGSAFFGENIQKGRSKLEGKLGQLIAASHINIIDDPSIFSMGAASFDDEGVEASTQYLIRNGVFETELHNLYSAKRSGVESTGNGSRGYSSPLSTKLYSPYLQPSDKKEESLFGEAEGGIYITDVEGLHAGLNQISGDFSLAAKGFLIENGKKGKAIKNITVAGNFYDLIKNIIAVADNNRFNDYAEFSSPSIYVKALSVSGK
- a CDS encoding sigma-54-dependent Fis family transcriptional regulator, with amino-acid sequence MEDQLIDVHPDRVLDLILQSLEELLNYELAVILKLNDSSHLTVERAAGPLVNDKLKSYKIDLLKRQDLAQILKRNEPHLFDEDLEHEDTYVNIVDLPDSHSCLVAPLYVKDYLLGMLTLDNRACGVFSPAIVNFVGTISKLIAVIIAQKDSSIALITRNKDLIEERNFLLRPEESVFSDIYGNSPEWQRVLECIRTVAASDLPVLIQGETGTGKEVVARKIHDLSSRSGKPFITLNCSALNAGLAESELFGHEKGAFTSAVIRRKGRFELADGGTLFLDEIADLPAEIQPKILRTLQEGTYERVGGEKTLHCDVRVIAASNKDLKEQVEKELFREDLYYRLGVFPLFLPPLRDRGEDVIVIAEQLLNNLRESEAYRHHYFSSDAIESLLSYSWPGNVRELQNVIRRSALMAADGIIRKEHLSPGGGKLPGPGRKDANAKKTQKPDMPFVTMDEAVKQHIEMALKLSDGKIYGSGGAAELLGMKPTTLQSRMKKLGMM
- a CDS encoding polysaccharide deacetylase family protein, whose product is MNMKRLMRTAVFISILIPAASCLIPPETEGEDDTAGSEMPPFSRNFQEEQYRIPGDFDFDATVARWHGFSRAAASLTFDDGTYDQYSTAWPVLEEKGVKGTFYLAAGLIGTGIWNDHGTSRRMMSWQEASEIAASGHEIGSHSMSHIDLSRGEIDFDLEFRESRNLIEAEIPGTVVETFCWPHWRETDETMKAASQYYISARSGNGVISYYYDRKGGIPSDPPMNMYSVNALGILNGHSSDQWMGVAEDILNRGSWFVTSFHGVQSLRAGEDELGWSALPEKDFRIIVDYIIGRGFWIETFATVSKYIYERDAADLHIKNSSDSLILTLDDDLDDSEYDIPLSLSLSIPENWESAEAYDSEGGRIRSRINGGKLFLDIPPDGNSVIIKPY
- a CDS encoding deoxycytidylate deaminase; the protein is MSDYARPSWDDYFMEVCEAISKRATCDRGRSGCVIAKNRQILATGYVGAPQGLPHCDEAGHQFKTVVHEDGHESHHCVRTVHAEQNAICQAAKRGISIEGATLYCRMTPCRTCAMLIINCGIVRVVCEKKYHAGAESETMFADAGVQLEYKLNEVQQYDNQ